In Chaetodon trifascialis isolate fChaTrf1 chromosome 4, fChaTrf1.hap1, whole genome shotgun sequence, one DNA window encodes the following:
- the ptgfr gene encoding prostaglandin F2-alpha receptor: MSANGSSETGCRSDVRPSNNTCSQREVSVTASAVSMTVGIFSNSLALVILVKSYNRIRIKSKASFLLFASSLVVTDLLGHLINGSLVLFVYSSHHKWETFDPHHIVCSVFGACMVFFGLSPLFLGSAMAVERCIGVTRPIFHSTALASYHMKMLLGLTWLLAALVAVLPVLLWRPYEVQSSRSWCFYHIEEPKDWLDMLLPLLFSMLGLLALLLSIVCNTLTSCTLLQARLRHKQHCTGTSHHIEMICQLLAIMFVSCMCWSPLLIRVIVLTTRAKDEPTSFSLLMVVRIATWNQILDPWVYILLRKAVLKKIFTLFHGCPKSHGQHRWQRSTLRSSMETTNLGVSPVTGLTPLGDCRCFGRLPLPDTAIKSIT, translated from the exons ATGTCAGCCAATGGGAGCTCAGAGACAGGTTGCAGGTCAGACGTCAGACCAAGCAACAACACCTGCAGCCAGAGGGAAGTGTCTGTCACCGCCTCTGCAGTCTCCATGACCGTGGGCATCTTCTCCAACAGCCTCGCCCTCGTTATTCTCGTCAAATCCTACAACCGCATCCGGATCAAGTCCAAGGCGTCCTTCCTGCTGTTTGCCAGCAGCCTGGTGGTCACAGACCTGCTGGGTCACCTCATCAACGGCTCCCTGGTGCTTTTCGTCTACAGCTCCCACCACAAATGGGAGACGTTTGACCCTCACCACATCGTGTGCAGCGTCTTTGGTGCGTGCATGGTGTTCTTTGGCTTGAGCCCTTTGTTCCTTGGGAGCGCCATGGCGGTGGAGCGCTGCATTGGAGTGACCAGGCCTATTTTCCACTCCACAGCATTAGCTTCCTACCACATGAAAATGCTGCTGGGACTCACCTGGCTGCTCGCCGCCCTGGTGGCtgtgctgcctgtgctgctgtggaggcCCTATGAGGTTCAGAGCTCCAGGAGCTGGTGCTTCTACCATATAGAGGAACCCAAAGACTGGCTGGACAtgctccttcctctgcttttctctatGCTCGGGCTGCTGGCCCTGCTGCTCTCCATTGTGTGCAATACACTGACAAGCTGCACTCTGCTGCAGGCCAGGCTGCGCCACAAGCAACACTGCACAGGCACGTCCCACCATATAGAAATGATCTGCCAGCTGCTGGCTATCATGTTCGTGTCCTGCATGTGCTGGAGTCCTTTACTG ATCCGTGTCATCGTGCTGACCACCAGAGCCAAGGACGAGCCCACGTCTTTCAGTCTCCTGATGGTGGTACGTATAGCCACATGGAACCAGATCCTGGACCCCTGGGTCTACATCCTGCTGAGGAAGGCTGTTCTGAAAAAAATCTTCACGTTGTTCCACGGCTGCCCAAAGTCTCATGGCCAACACCGCTGGCAGCGCAGTACGCTCCGCAGCTCGATGGAGACCACCAACTTGGGTGTAAGCCCGGTGACTGGGCTTACACCCTTGGGTGACTGCCGCTGCTTCGGTAGATTacctctgccagacactgcGATCAAATCTATTACCTGA
- the btf3l4 gene encoding transcription factor BTF3 homolog 4 isoform X1 yields the protein MYRLFGENMNQEKLAKLQAQVRIGGKGSARRKKKVVHRTATADDKKLQSSLKKLAVNNIAGIEEVNMIKDDGTVIHFNNPKVQASLSANTFAITGHAETKQLTEMLPGILSQLGADSLSSLRKLAEQFPRQALDSKAPKAEDIEEEDDDVPDLVENFDEASKNEAN from the exons ATGTACCGTCTCTTTG GTGAGAACATGAATCAAGAAAAACTGGCAAAACTTCAAGCGCAGGTCCGGATAGGAGGAAAG GGATCTGCACGCAGGAAGAAGAAGGTGGTACACAGAACTGCAACAGCTGAtgacaaaaagctgcagagttCACTAAAGAAGTTGGCTGTGAACAACATTGCTGGAATTGAGGAG GTGAACATGATCAAGGATGACGGGACTGTGATCCACTTCAACAACCCCAAAGTTCAGGCCTCTCTGTCCGCCAACACCTTCGCCATCACGGGCCACGCTGAGACCAAGCAGCTGACGGAGATGCTTCCCGGCATCCTCAGTCAGCTGGGAGCAGACAGCCTCAGCAGCCTGCGCAAACTGGCAGAACAATTCCCCCGGCAAG CTCTCGACAGCAAGGCTCCGAAGGCAGAGGACattgaggaagaggatgacgATGTTCCAG ATCTGGTGGAGAACTTCGATGAGGCGTCGAAGAACGAGGCAAACTGA
- the btf3l4 gene encoding transcription factor BTF3 homolog 4 isoform X2, translating to MNQEKLAKLQAQVRIGGKGSARRKKKVVHRTATADDKKLQSSLKKLAVNNIAGIEEVNMIKDDGTVIHFNNPKVQASLSANTFAITGHAETKQLTEMLPGILSQLGADSLSSLRKLAEQFPRQALDSKAPKAEDIEEEDDDVPDLVENFDEASKNEAN from the exons ATGAATCAAGAAAAACTGGCAAAACTTCAAGCGCAGGTCCGGATAGGAGGAAAG GGATCTGCACGCAGGAAGAAGAAGGTGGTACACAGAACTGCAACAGCTGAtgacaaaaagctgcagagttCACTAAAGAAGTTGGCTGTGAACAACATTGCTGGAATTGAGGAG GTGAACATGATCAAGGATGACGGGACTGTGATCCACTTCAACAACCCCAAAGTTCAGGCCTCTCTGTCCGCCAACACCTTCGCCATCACGGGCCACGCTGAGACCAAGCAGCTGACGGAGATGCTTCCCGGCATCCTCAGTCAGCTGGGAGCAGACAGCCTCAGCAGCCTGCGCAAACTGGCAGAACAATTCCCCCGGCAAG CTCTCGACAGCAAGGCTCCGAAGGCAGAGGACattgaggaagaggatgacgATGTTCCAG ATCTGGTGGAGAACTTCGATGAGGCGTCGAAGAACGAGGCAAACTGA